Proteins from one Salinispora arenicola genomic window:
- the trpA gene encoding tryptophan synthase subunit alpha — protein MSHIGVAFDKARAEGRAVLVGCMPAGFPTVEGSIAAMTAMVEAGVDVIEVEIPYSDPVMDGPVIQRASDIALAGGVRVADTLRIIEAVAATGVPVVTMTYWNPVEQYGVDAFARDLAAAGGTGLITPDLIPDEAQEWLAASDAHGLDRTFLVAPSSTDTRLQMTVEHCRGFVYATAIMGVTGARTQASAAAPVLVSRVRGVTDLPVGVGLGTGTGAQASTVAGFADGVIVGSALIRCLLDAPSLSAGLTALRALSAELAAGVRTPAH, from the coding sequence GTGAGCCACATCGGGGTCGCGTTCGACAAGGCCCGTGCCGAAGGCCGGGCGGTTCTGGTCGGCTGCATGCCCGCCGGGTTTCCCACCGTCGAGGGCAGCATCGCCGCGATGACCGCCATGGTCGAGGCTGGCGTGGACGTCATCGAGGTGGAGATTCCCTACTCCGACCCGGTGATGGACGGACCGGTCATCCAACGGGCGAGCGACATCGCACTGGCCGGAGGGGTACGGGTCGCCGACACCCTGCGCATCATCGAGGCTGTCGCCGCCACCGGCGTGCCGGTGGTGACGATGACCTACTGGAATCCGGTGGAGCAGTACGGCGTCGATGCGTTCGCCCGGGACCTCGCCGCAGCGGGCGGCACCGGGCTGATCACGCCCGACCTGATTCCCGACGAGGCGCAGGAGTGGCTGGCCGCCTCGGACGCGCACGGGCTGGACCGGACCTTCCTCGTCGCCCCCTCCTCCACCGACACCCGGCTGCAGATGACCGTTGAGCACTGCCGCGGTTTCGTGTACGCGACCGCGATCATGGGGGTCACGGGAGCCCGCACGCAAGCTTCGGCGGCGGCCCCGGTGCTGGTGTCCCGCGTCCGGGGGGTCACGGACCTGCCGGTGGGTGTCGGGCTCGGGACCGGCACCGGGGCACAGGCCAGTACGGTCGCCGGGTTCGCCGACGGTGTCATCGTCGGCAGCGCCCTGATCCGCTGCCTGCTCGACGCCCCGAGCCTGTCGGCGGGCCTGACCGCCCTGCGCGCGTTGAGTGCCGAACTCGCCGCAGGCGTCCGTACCCCCGCCCACTGA